A region of Paenimyroides aestuarii DNA encodes the following proteins:
- a CDS encoding curli production assembly/transport protein CsgE, which yields MKKIYPILVFIYCFVSASYAQEFRDSLIVAKIDVVQSENTLTFRPTVQNNGSYHYELDYLLLIKKTDANKNLSVNQQKGKFTLKPNQIESLSSTTINQTSKQKITAILFIRDEVENRLITKDSVQFITKELIPIKETALIGVQGIVVDDSKTKIGRDYYDFFYAAYTQYPTKFDFIINISELPYRGLSSIVQVKVDQDLIIEFFTNPDEEYLKEQVAATFKRLVAYSNNRGKLKNEFTY from the coding sequence ATGAAAAAAATCTACCCTATTTTAGTTTTTATCTACTGCTTTGTTTCTGCTTCTTATGCACAAGAATTCAGAGACAGCTTAATTGTGGCTAAAATAGATGTGGTGCAATCAGAAAACACTTTAACATTTAGACCAACGGTTCAAAACAACGGCAGTTATCATTATGAATTGGATTATTTGCTTTTGATAAAGAAAACCGATGCCAACAAAAATTTATCTGTAAATCAACAAAAAGGAAAGTTTACCTTAAAACCCAACCAAATTGAAAGCTTATCATCAACAACTATTAATCAAACATCAAAACAAAAAATAACGGCTATTCTTTTTATCAGAGATGAAGTGGAAAACCGTTTAATTACCAAAGATTCGGTGCAGTTTATCACCAAAGAACTAATCCCAATAAAAGAAACCGCACTGATTGGTGTGCAAGGAATTGTGGTAGATGACTCTAAAACCAAAATTGGTAGAGATTACTACGATTTTTTCTATGCCGCTTATACGCAATATCCCACAAAATTTGATTTTATCATCAATATTTCCGAATTGCCTTACCGCGGTTTATCTAGTATTGTGCAAGTAAAAGTGGATCAAGACCTCATCATTGAATTTTTCACCAATCCCGATGAAGAATACCTAAAAGAACAAGTTGCTGCAACTTTTAAAAGATTGGTAGCTTATTCTAACAATCGGGGCAAGTTAAAAAACGAATTCACTTATTAA
- a CDS encoding ABC transporter ATP-binding protein, whose product MIEVKNLKKSFDEKEVLKGITTTYEPGKTNLIIGQSGSGKTVMLKTLLGVHLPDSGTILFDGRDFSTLDPNEKRTLRTEMGMVFQGSALFDSMTVEENIGFPLKMFTNKTNAEIRDRVQEVIDRVKLIDANTKMPSEISGGMQKRVAIARAIVNNPKYLFCDEPNSGLDPKTSIVIDELIQEITHEYNITTVINTHDMNSVLQIGEHICFLKDGKLVWEGNSTEIMKTDNEDIVDFVYSSELLKEIRKFHTGKK is encoded by the coding sequence ATGATTGAAGTAAAAAACTTAAAAAAATCGTTCGACGAAAAAGAGGTTTTAAAAGGAATTACCACTACCTACGAACCCGGAAAAACCAATTTGATTATTGGACAATCAGGGTCGGGAAAAACGGTGATGCTAAAAACATTATTGGGTGTGCATTTGCCAGATAGCGGAACTATTTTGTTTGATGGTAGAGATTTTTCTACCTTAGATCCGAACGAAAAACGCACATTGAGAACCGAGATGGGAATGGTTTTTCAAGGTAGTGCTTTGTTTGATTCTATGACTGTGGAAGAAAATATTGGTTTTCCGCTAAAAATGTTTACCAACAAAACCAATGCAGAAATTCGCGACCGTGTGCAGGAAGTAATTGATCGCGTGAAACTGATTGATGCCAACACAAAAATGCCTTCGGAAATTTCGGGTGGTATGCAAAAACGTGTTGCCATTGCTCGTGCCATTGTAAACAATCCTAAATATCTGTTTTGCGATGAACCAAACTCAGGTTTAGACCCAAAAACATCGATTGTTATTGATGAATTAATTCAGGAAATTACCCACGAATACAATATTACAACCGTTATTAATACCCACGATATGAACTCGGTTCTGCAAATTGGGGAACATATTTGTTTTTTGAAGGATGGAAAATTAGTTTGGGAAGGAAACAGTACCGAAATCATGAAAACCGATAATGAAGACATCGTTGATTTTGTTTATTCATCTGAATTATTAAAAGAAATTCGTAAATTTCATACAGGTAAAAAATAA
- a CDS encoding MlaE family ABC transporter permease, with product MIKMLSNIGKYFIMLGEIFRRPTKWRLMKNLIFKEIDELIIGSLGIVAFLSFFIGAVVTIQTALNLNNPIIPKYLIGFTARQSIILEFSPTFISIIMAGRMGSYITSSIGTMRVTEQIDALEVMGINPLNYLVFPKLIASITYPFVIALSMFIGILGGYVAGSLGGYLAPEEFIKGLQDDFIPFHIVYAFIKTAVFGFILATVPSFYGYYMEGGALEVGKASTKAFVWTSIAIIICNYVLTQMLLT from the coding sequence ATGATTAAAATGTTAAGCAACATTGGTAAGTACTTCATTATGTTGGGCGAAATCTTTCGACGACCAACCAAATGGCGTCTTATGAAAAACTTGATCTTTAAAGAGATCGATGAGCTCATCATAGGCTCATTGGGTATTGTAGCTTTTTTGTCATTCTTTATTGGCGCAGTTGTTACCATACAAACCGCATTAAACTTAAACAACCCAATCATCCCTAAATATTTAATAGGATTTACAGCAAGACAATCTATTATTTTAGAGTTCTCGCCCACGTTTATCTCCATTATCATGGCCGGACGTATGGGTTCTTATATCACATCGAGTATCGGAACCATGCGTGTTACCGAGCAAATAGATGCCTTGGAAGTAATGGGAATTAATCCTTTAAACTACTTGGTTTTTCCTAAATTAATTGCTTCTATCACCTACCCTTTTGTGATTGCTTTAAGTATGTTTATTGGTATTTTGGGCGGATATGTTGCGGGGTCTTTAGGCGGATATTTAGCTCCAGAAGAATTTATAAAAGGTTTGCAAGACGATTTTATACCTTTTCACATTGTATATGCCTTTATTAAAACAGCCGTATTTGGTTTTATTTTGGCAACAGTTCCTTCTTTTTACGGATACTACATGGAAGGCGGCGCCTTGGAAGTGGGAAAAGCCTCAACCAAAGCATTCGTGTGGACATCGATTGCCATTATTATTTGTAACTATGTGTTAACCCAAATGTTATTAACCTAA
- a CDS encoding helix-turn-helix domain-containing protein, translated as MFPLLAKKYLTLWFRHYKIKMGHLTLEQRYKIETYHSLGKRIIEIADYIGKDKSVVSREIKRNSDGRNGIYKASLAHRKAQKRHQIKPKKLTFTPEVISNVKQYLAQYFSPEQMVGGFAYIEKNNEWVLESLTDKDHIRGAFKAYRKACFAEIGGLRPAMGWDTVDELLCRFYNWQIVTLEDLKVKHLKPTGAIYDQSARYKQGEAFYRLGYGFWITAIAGLKLALRKQKPLLFIDYLKGFFKAKNNKTPLLVTKEQAQFIRNYRWKKMKEKMFG; from the coding sequence ATGTTCCCCCTGTTGGCGAAAAAATACCTTACTTTGTGGTTTCGACACTACAAAATAAAGATGGGACATTTAACGCTTGAACAAAGATACAAAATTGAAACTTACCACAGCTTAGGTAAACGAATTATTGAAATTGCCGACTATATCGGGAAAGACAAATCGGTTGTTTCCAGAGAAATCAAGAGAAATTCTGATGGCAGAAACGGCATCTATAAAGCCAGTTTAGCACATCGAAAAGCCCAAAAAAGGCATCAAATCAAGCCTAAAAAACTTACATTCACTCCAGAGGTTATAAGCAATGTAAAACAGTATTTAGCACAATATTTCAGTCCAGAGCAAATGGTGGGCGGTTTTGCCTATATCGAAAAAAACAACGAATGGGTTTTAGAAAGTTTAACCGATAAAGACCATATCCGCGGAGCGTTTAAAGCCTACCGCAAAGCTTGTTTTGCAGAAATTGGCGGTTTGCGACCTGCGATGGGTTGGGATACGGTTGATGAATTGCTGTGCCGTTTTTACAATTGGCAGATTGTTACTTTAGAAGATTTAAAAGTAAAACATTTAAAACCAACTGGTGCCATTTACGATCAATCGGCACGATACAAACAAGGCGAAGCTTTTTACAGATTGGGATACGGTTTTTGGATTACGGCGATTGCAGGCTTAAAACTGGCTTTGCGCAAACAAAAACCATTGCTTTTTATAGATTATTTAAAAGGATTTTTTAAAGCCAAAAACAATAAAACTCCTTTATTGGTTACAAAAGAACAAGCCCAATTTATACGAAACTACCGCTGGAAAAAGATGAAAGAAAAAATGTTTGGATAA
- a CDS encoding glucosyltransferase domain-containing protein encodes MRRVKELEGLLKDKKSLYLTLILSICYILPLIVANYEYLDDYGRNLHGYGWQHDGRYLATFLGKIWSVNSSIFSIFPFSTILSALILGFTGYILSELLEIEKGKLIRWTPLLILTMPTFLGNLVFKFDCLPMALSLFLIVFPFVFYNSWKVFFVISIIGVFLSFGLYQSSATCYFMVGSIFLIREILANAWKLFFYRFFLMMVSFIIAFLCYILILKLGDLQMSDRTETIFGTLFFDSLVANKNLFTERLVTLLYTGNYRYLISFFIITNLIGIVYYFNTSFKKLFIILSVLAILVINVCLISGVNILLKNTYWDLRTFCGLGFFLLNVSFFQKYLKSKFIDLARISSFVIIFFSFVLMAQFGRVLKNQTEFQNNIAIELNTFFKEKDIKKVAFIGTLRIASRNEFIYNKFPLFTNLLSSPIGQYSAWTKEALNYNGRLNSIEVIDGSNLLCQGLIIEENELYTITQVDNETLLIDFNKNNCN; translated from the coding sequence ATGAGAAGAGTAAAAGAATTAGAAGGGCTTTTGAAAGACAAAAAATCTTTGTATTTAACATTGATTTTGTCAATTTGCTATATACTACCACTTATTGTAGCAAATTATGAATATTTAGATGACTATGGTAGAAATTTGCACGGTTATGGATGGCAACATGACGGCAGATACCTCGCCACGTTTTTGGGAAAAATTTGGTCAGTAAACTCAAGTATTTTTTCAATTTTTCCATTTTCAACTATTTTAAGTGCACTGATTTTGGGCTTTACGGGTTATATCCTAAGCGAACTTTTGGAAATAGAAAAGGGTAAGTTGATAAGATGGACTCCTTTATTAATACTTACGATGCCAACTTTTTTAGGAAATTTAGTTTTTAAATTTGATTGTTTACCAATGGCACTTTCATTATTTCTGATTGTTTTCCCATTTGTGTTTTATAATTCTTGGAAAGTTTTTTTTGTAATATCAATAATTGGTGTTTTTTTATCTTTTGGTCTTTATCAAAGTAGTGCTACATGTTACTTTATGGTTGGATCTATATTTTTAATTAGAGAAATACTTGCAAACGCATGGAAGTTGTTTTTTTATCGTTTTTTTCTTATGATGGTTAGTTTTATCATTGCTTTTTTGTGTTATATACTAATTTTGAAATTAGGTGATTTGCAAATGTCGGATAGAACAGAAACTATTTTTGGAACATTATTTTTTGATTCACTAGTTGCTAATAAAAATCTCTTTACTGAGCGTTTAGTAACATTGTTATACACTGGTAACTATAGGTATTTAATCTCATTTTTTATCATAACAAATTTAATAGGTATAGTTTATTATTTCAATACTAGCTTTAAAAAACTTTTTATTATACTTTCTGTACTTGCAATTTTAGTAATTAATGTATGTCTAATTTCTGGTGTAAATATTCTCCTGAAGAATACATATTGGGATTTAAGAACCTTTTGTGGTTTAGGCTTCTTTTTGCTTAATGTAAGTTTTTTTCAAAAGTATTTAAAGAGTAAATTCATTGATTTAGCAAGAATATCTTCCTTTGTAATTATTTTCTTTTCATTCGTTTTAATGGCTCAATTTGGGAGAGTGTTAAAAAATCAAACTGAATTTCAAAATAATATTGCAATCGAATTAAATACCTTCTTTAAAGAGAAAGATATAAAAAAAGTAGCATTTATAGGAACATTAAGAATTGCTAGTAGAAATGAATTCATATATAACAAATTTCCATTGTTTACAAACTTATTGAGCAGCCCGATTGGGCAATATTCAGCATGGACTAAGGAGGCTCTAAATTATAATGGTAGGTTAAATAGTATAGAGGTAATTGATGGGAGTAATCTTCTATGTCAAGGGTTGATAATTGAAGAAAACGAATTATATACTATTACTCAAGTTGATAATGAAACGTTGCTTATTGACTTTAATAAAAATAATTGTAATTAA
- a CDS encoding glycosyltransferase family 2 protein codes for MKEIAIIVPVFNEELNIPAFLKEFLKFENVLLARNYSANVLFVNDGSTDGTEEILTELIKTTPHCEALFFSRNFGKEAALFAGLEHAKGDLVVPMDVDLQDPFHLILDMLSAYEKGADVVLAQRSNRDTDSFFKRFSAQWFYKLNNKMSALKLQENVGDFRLMTQQVVQEIVQLQENQLFMKGLMSWVGFKTTTIHYARPARLKGTTKFNYRKLWNLALDGITSFSTLPLKVWTYFGTFIALISFLYGLKIIIEKLFFGIAASGYASLMVAVLFFGGVQLIGIGVLGEYLGRTYLETKRRPRYILKNQLKNNNK; via the coding sequence ATGAAAGAAATCGCTATAATTGTTCCTGTTTTCAATGAAGAGCTGAATATACCTGCTTTTTTAAAAGAGTTTTTAAAGTTTGAAAATGTATTGCTTGCCCGTAATTATTCCGCAAATGTTTTGTTTGTGAACGATGGTAGCACCGATGGAACAGAAGAAATTTTAACTGAATTAATCAAAACCACGCCCCATTGTGAAGCTTTGTTTTTTTCTCGTAATTTTGGAAAAGAAGCTGCACTTTTCGCAGGATTGGAACATGCGAAAGGTGATTTGGTGGTGCCGATGGATGTTGATTTACAAGATCCGTTTCATTTGATTTTAGATATGCTTTCGGCTTATGAAAAAGGTGCCGATGTGGTGCTGGCACAGCGCAGTAACCGCGACACAGACAGCTTTTTTAAACGTTTTTCTGCACAATGGTTTTATAAGTTAAACAATAAAATGTCGGCATTAAAACTGCAGGAAAATGTAGGTGATTTTAGATTAATGACCCAACAAGTGGTGCAAGAAATTGTTCAATTGCAAGAAAATCAATTGTTTATGAAAGGTTTGATGAGTTGGGTGGGTTTTAAAACCACCACAATTCATTACGCACGCCCGGCAAGATTAAAAGGAACCACCAAATTCAACTACAGAAAGCTATGGAATTTGGCTTTAGATGGCATCACATCTTTTTCTACATTGCCTTTAAAGGTGTGGACCTATTTCGGCACTTTTATCGCTTTGATATCCTTTTTATATGGATTAAAAATCATTATAGAAAAATTGTTTTTTGGAATTGCGGCGTCGGGTTATGCATCGCTAATGGTGGCCGTTCTGTTTTTTGGAGGTGTACAATTAATCGGTATTGGTGTGTTGGGAGAATATTTAGGAAGAACTTATTTGGAAACCAAACGCCGCCCCCGATACATTCTTAAAAATCAATTAAAAAACAACAATAAATGA
- a CDS encoding glucosyltransferase domain-containing protein has product MTLENSFFIKKFDDFLKTIQKNKTFIFLVAAVSILYILPILLTNTLYVDDLNRMVEGYDWEHDGRFSSSFIMHLLSFQRTVVFSLFPFSNIASVLIISLSGFIFCYAIGVRNKIQLFIGSLLLTTCPFILEILVYRFDCIPISLSFLCITVPFLFYQNKKVFFLISLVGILLSLGFYQTTALSYCIILCFSLIKDIWNNLFKTALISGFIAFFAFILGFAGYQLVVNILDMQMLQDGRGAFVFKDENLRMVFEYHLAGLKELIASLIDSSYKYTLYFLFVFTAVAAIMYVATNIKAHWNKYLPFKLLAVLFLAVCIIAFVAGINMVVYEPRWVPRGMIGWGFAMYAFYFVLIINKETFWKNVRLVIAFLPIMYYSFIISSQLGVYLKNQDEFSDFIINLVSPQLIAYERVKVTEHQRIKLVIKGTIKRAHRNNSVNTTTLPFVNKLAPVYENKDWGWGIIRVNKFNNIASEYIGGERREEILKNINDYPIIDRNIYYTLRLKHDVAILDFDNED; this is encoded by the coding sequence ATGACACTTGAAAATAGTTTTTTTATAAAAAAGTTTGATGATTTTCTAAAAACCATTCAAAAGAACAAGACCTTTATTTTTTTAGTAGCGGCTGTTTCTATACTTTATATTTTGCCGATACTTTTAACCAACACCTTATACGTAGATGACCTCAACCGTATGGTTGAAGGTTATGATTGGGAACACGACGGCAGGTTTAGCAGTTCGTTCATCATGCACTTACTGTCTTTTCAGCGAACAGTGGTTTTTAGTTTATTTCCGTTTTCAAATATTGCAAGTGTATTGATTATCTCGCTTTCTGGCTTTATCTTTTGCTATGCAATAGGTGTTCGCAACAAAATACAATTGTTCATTGGAAGTTTACTTTTAACAACTTGTCCGTTTATATTAGAAATTTTAGTTTATCGGTTTGATTGTATTCCCATCAGTTTATCATTTTTGTGCATCACTGTTCCCTTTCTTTTTTACCAAAACAAAAAAGTATTCTTCTTGATATCGCTAGTTGGTATTCTATTAAGTTTAGGTTTTTACCAAACAACAGCCCTTTCGTACTGCATCATTCTGTGTTTTTCCCTTATTAAAGATATATGGAACAACCTTTTTAAAACCGCACTTATAAGTGGTTTCATAGCCTTTTTTGCTTTTATTTTAGGCTTTGCAGGGTACCAGCTTGTGGTGAATATACTCGATATGCAAATGCTGCAAGACGGCAGAGGAGCATTTGTTTTTAAAGATGAAAATTTGCGAATGGTGTTTGAATACCACCTTGCCGGATTAAAAGAGCTGATAGCATCTTTAATTGATTCGTCGTATAAATACACTCTTTATTTTTTATTTGTTTTTACGGCGGTTGCAGCGATTATGTATGTAGCAACGAACATAAAAGCCCACTGGAATAAATATTTGCCATTTAAACTGTTGGCTGTGTTGTTTTTAGCTGTCTGTATAATTGCTTTTGTTGCTGGGATAAACATGGTGGTCTATGAGCCGCGATGGGTTCCCAGAGGTATGATTGGCTGGGGGTTTGCTATGTATGCTTTTTATTTTGTGTTGATCATCAATAAAGAAACTTTTTGGAAGAACGTTCGTTTAGTGATTGCTTTTCTGCCCATTATGTACTATTCCTTTATTATTTCCTCACAATTAGGTGTTTATTTAAAAAACCAAGACGAATTTTCAGATTTTATTATCAATTTAGTGTCGCCTCAATTAATCGCTTATGAACGTGTGAAAGTAACCGAACATCAACGTATAAAACTGGTTATCAAAGGAACCATTAAAAGAGCCCATCGCAACAATAGTGTAAACACCACCACCTTACCGTTTGTAAATAAATTGGCACCTGTGTACGAAAACAAAGATTGGGGCTGGGGAATTATTCGGGTAAACAAGTTTAACAACATCGCAAGCGAATATATTGGAGGAGAAAGACGCGAGGAAATTCTAAAAAATATCAACGATTATCCCATTATAGACCGAAATATTTACTACACCTTGCGTTTGAAACACGATGTAGCCATTTTAGATTTTGACAATGAAGATTAA
- a CDS encoding glycosyltransferase — protein MKVYCVIPTYNEEAFIAQTLQSLVQQTVVPDKMVVVNDHSTDKTSEIIADFEKKHENISQVFNASENKHLPGSKVVRAFQKGFETLDDSFDIIVKLDADLILPHNYFERIIETFHQDPRIGMVGGFAYIEKNNEWVLESLTDKDHIRGAFKAYRKACFAEIGGLRPAMGWDTVDELLCRFYNWKIVTLEDLKVKHLKPTGAIYDQSARYKQGEAFYRLGYGFWITAIAGLKLALRKQKPLLFIDYLKGFFKAKNNKTPLLVTKEQAQFIRNYRWKKMKEKVFG, from the coding sequence ATGAAGGTTTATTGTGTTATCCCAACATATAATGAAGAAGCTTTTATTGCCCAAACCTTGCAATCACTAGTGCAGCAGACTGTTGTGCCCGATAAAATGGTGGTGGTAAACGATCATTCTACCGATAAAACTTCTGAAATCATTGCCGATTTTGAAAAAAAACACGAAAATATTTCGCAGGTTTTTAATGCTTCTGAAAACAAACATTTACCGGGAAGCAAAGTAGTTCGTGCATTTCAGAAAGGTTTTGAAACACTGGACGATTCCTTTGATATTATTGTGAAATTAGATGCCGATTTGATTCTTCCGCATAATTATTTTGAACGAATTATCGAAACATTTCATCAAGACCCCCGAATTGGAATGGTGGGCGGTTTTGCCTATATCGAAAAAAACAACGAATGGGTTTTAGAAAGTTTAACCGATAAAGACCATATCCGCGGAGCTTTTAAGGCGTATCGCAAAGCTTGTTTTGCAGAAATTGGCGGTTTGCGACCTGCAATGGGTTGGGATACGGTTGATGAATTGCTGTGCCGTTTTTACAATTGGAAGATTGTTACTTTAGAAGATTTAAAAGTAAAACATTTAAAACCAACTGGTGCCATTTACGATCAATCGGCACGATACAAACAAGGCGAAGCTTTTTACAGATTGGGTTACGGTTTTTGGATTACGGCAATTGCAGGCTTAAAACTGGCTTTGCGCAAACAAAAACCATTGCTTTTTATAGATTATTTAAAAGGATTTTTTAAAGCCAAAAACAATAAAACTCCTTTATTGGTTACAAAAGAACAAGCCCAATTTATTCGAAACTACCGCTGGAAAAAGATGAAAGAAAAAGTGTTTGGATAA
- a CDS encoding methyltransferase domain-containing protein: MYEKTYPKERFQITMDFLKQHVSKDAKILDLGVENPLSVLMKKEGFKVQNTTGEDLDENQKALQQTDYEVLTAFEIFEHLLNPYTVLKSCKAQKIVISVPLRLWFSPAYRSKTDPRDRHYHEFEDWQLDWLIEKCGYKITARKKWAHAVKKIGIRPLLRKFTPRYYMILAEKI, translated from the coding sequence ATGTACGAAAAAACCTATCCAAAAGAACGTTTTCAAATCACCATGGATTTTTTGAAGCAACATGTTTCAAAAGATGCCAAAATTTTAGATTTGGGAGTGGAAAATCCGCTGTCTGTGTTGATGAAGAAAGAAGGTTTTAAGGTGCAAAACACCACAGGAGAAGATTTGGATGAAAACCAAAAAGCATTGCAACAAACAGATTATGAGGTGCTAACGGCTTTTGAAATTTTTGAACATTTACTGAATCCATACACGGTTTTAAAAAGTTGCAAGGCGCAAAAAATTGTTATTTCGGTGCCGTTGCGTTTGTGGTTTTCACCGGCTTATCGGAGTAAAACAGATCCGCGCGACCGCCATTACCACGAGTTTGAAGATTGGCAGTTGGATTGGCTGATTGAAAAGTGTGGCTATAAAATTACGGCTCGAAAGAAATGGGCACATGCGGTGAAAAAGATAGGTATTCGCCCTTTGTTGCGAAAGTTTACCCCGCGTTATTACATGATTTTAGCAGAAAAAATTTAA
- a CDS encoding lipopolysaccharide biosynthesis protein encodes MNNRFSSKQALWFTLINYFGVLIGTVSTLFIYPNDKELLGIIGFIDGFAQVLYPVMVLGASTALLNFQPKLNEYLQRKLFSYSMVSIIGMIFFCALSVLLIYWFNWLENKQYFIYGFAIAICLAFVDLFKRQATNLQKLSVPTFYEKIIPKISLPFAFALILYFGFTATKGLIFYTASFAVMLFAIGFYLFKYFKPVGTFNYKDLFQEIPKKQYYQYSLYAFSASLGSFFAFRIDSLMIPEFLSNAANGDFKLGVNLANTLMIPATGVFALYSPFISEALKKNDLSVLKIKYADVSKNLFFIGILLYGCVLLGMNDFFELLSTADQLIPVLPVLYILGGNVVLNMATGFNTEIIAYSKFYRFNLIAIVVLAVLNVGLNYYVLTQTNYGIIGVAWASFFSMTVFNLLKMAFIYKHFKMLPINAHYTKTIASSLVLLLIAYFLPFNFLGNFAFVARCGFFALAFMVLIYQTGWVQEFNNNVEKIKKIFLKIK; translated from the coding sequence ATGAACAACCGCTTCTCCAGCAAACAAGCTTTATGGTTCACACTGATCAATTATTTCGGTGTGCTCATTGGCACGGTTTCCACATTGTTTATATATCCAAACGATAAGGAATTACTGGGAATTATTGGTTTTATTGATGGTTTTGCACAAGTTTTATATCCTGTTATGGTTTTGGGTGCATCGACTGCCTTGCTGAATTTTCAACCCAAATTAAACGAATACTTGCAACGAAAATTGTTTTCATACAGCATGGTTTCTATAATCGGAATGATTTTTTTCTGTGCCCTATCCGTGTTATTGATTTATTGGTTCAATTGGCTGGAAAACAAACAGTATTTTATTTACGGATTTGCAATTGCCATTTGCTTGGCGTTTGTAGATTTGTTTAAAAGGCAAGCTACCAATTTGCAAAAGCTTTCTGTTCCAACTTTTTATGAAAAAATCATCCCTAAAATCAGTTTGCCCTTTGCTTTTGCGTTGATTTTATATTTTGGTTTTACTGCAACAAAAGGATTGATTTTTTACACCGCTTCTTTTGCTGTGATGCTGTTTGCAATAGGCTTTTATCTCTTCAAATATTTTAAACCCGTTGGTACATTCAACTATAAAGATCTTTTTCAAGAAATACCCAAAAAGCAGTATTACCAATACAGTTTGTACGCCTTTTCGGCAAGTTTAGGATCGTTTTTTGCTTTTCGGATTGATTCTTTAATGATCCCCGAGTTTTTGTCGAACGCAGCCAATGGCGATTTTAAATTGGGCGTAAATTTAGCAAATACACTCATGATTCCTGCAACAGGCGTTTTTGCATTGTACAGTCCGTTTATTTCGGAAGCATTAAAGAAAAACGATTTATCGGTTTTAAAAATAAAATATGCCGATGTTTCCAAAAACCTCTTTTTTATAGGTATTTTACTATACGGCTGTGTGCTGTTGGGAATGAACGATTTTTTTGAGCTGCTGTCAACGGCCGATCAATTAATTCCTGTTTTGCCCGTGTTGTACATTTTAGGTGGCAATGTAGTGCTGAACATGGCAACCGGTTTTAATACCGAAATCATTGCCTATTCAAAATTCTACCGATTCAATTTAATAGCGATTGTGGTACTGGCGGTTTTAAATGTAGGTTTAAATTATTACGTGCTAACACAGACCAATTACGGAATCATTGGTGTGGCTTGGGCATCGTTTTTTTCCATGACCGTTTTTAATCTGCTAAAAATGGCGTTTATTTACAAACACTTTAAAATGCTGCCCATAAACGCCCATTACACAAAAACCATAGCAAGTAGTTTGGTTTTACTGCTGATAGCATATTTTTTACCCTTCAATTTCTTAGGAAATTTCGCCTTTGTAGCCCGTTGCGGCTTTTTTGCTCTTGCCTTTATGGTGTTGATCTACCAAACCGGTTGGGTGCAAGAATTCAATAACAATGTGGAGAAAATAAAGAAAATATTTTTAAAAATTAAATAG